A stretch of Chiloscyllium punctatum isolate Juve2018m chromosome 6, sChiPun1.3, whole genome shotgun sequence DNA encodes these proteins:
- the rnf7 gene encoding RING-box protein 2 isoform X2: protein MGGAGAGAVMADDDLEDSSVVHNVAAGAGAGGGGGGGRSGDKMFTLKKWNAVAMWSWDVECDTCAICRVQMPAFGAKLKINKKTVLWFGENATTPSITAVCHCG, encoded by the exons ATgggaggagctggtgcaggggcaGTGATGGCGGACGATGATCTGGAAGATTCCTCGGTGGTTCACAATGTGGCGGCGGGAGCGGGAGCGGGAGGAGGAGGCGGCGGGGGCCGGTCCGGGGACAAGATGTTCACCCTGAAGAAGTGGAACGCGGTGGCGATGTGGAGCTGGGATGTGGAGTGTGACACCTGCGCCATCTGCAGGGTCCAG ATGCCTGCCTTCGGTGCCAAGCTGAAAATAAACAAGAAGACTGTGTTG TGGTTTGGGGAGAATGCAACCACTCCTTCCATAACTGCTGTATGTCACTGTGGGTGA
- the rnf7 gene encoding RING-box protein 2 isoform X1 yields MGGAGAGAVMADDDLEDSSVVHNVAAGAGAGGGGGGGRSGDKMFTLKKWNAVAMWSWDVECDTCAICRVQVMDACLRCQAENKQEDCVVVWGECNHSFHNCCMSLWVKQNNRCPLCQQDWVVQRIGK; encoded by the exons ATgggaggagctggtgcaggggcaGTGATGGCGGACGATGATCTGGAAGATTCCTCGGTGGTTCACAATGTGGCGGCGGGAGCGGGAGCGGGAGGAGGAGGCGGCGGGGGCCGGTCCGGGGACAAGATGTTCACCCTGAAGAAGTGGAACGCGGTGGCGATGTGGAGCTGGGATGTGGAGTGTGACACCTGCGCCATCTGCAGGGTCCAGGTGATGG ATGCCTGCCTTCGGTGCCAAGCTGAAAATAAACAAGAAGACTGTGTTG TGGTTTGGGGAGAATGCAACCACTCCTTCCATAACTGCTGTATGTCACTGTGGGTGAAACAGAACAACCGCTGTCCACTTTGCCAGCAGGACTGGGTGGTACAGAGAATAGGCAAATGA